In Xenopus tropicalis strain Nigerian chromosome 5, UCB_Xtro_10.0, whole genome shotgun sequence, one genomic interval encodes:
- the pla2g7 gene encoding platelet-activating factor acetylhydrolase isoform X2 produces MAIVTRLFSLHWVKQRVYSAAHWTRGNSQRPRVMGGHNSVQFSGIPQGKGPHAVGSMDFMSGPSNQGSFFRLYYPCAEAGHYEEPLWIPRKEYYLGLADTLKLNRFAVNFFLCYYFGSVKSPARWNAPFKPGEQYPLIIFSHGLGAFRTLYSAICIELASQGFVVAAVEHRDRSASATYYLQEKSPSDPGEPGGPTLEEVWLYNKILKAGEDEYPLRVQQVNQRAEECIRALDIILNFNAGKHTANLLPSDFDWNLLKDSIDVQRIAAVGHSFGAATAIKSLGRDSRFRCGVALDAWMFPLKDEIFSNIRQPVLFVNSEKFHWVNNILLMKKMESTSIERKMITIKGAVHQSFPDFTFLAGYMVGKLFKLKGDIDPYVAMDIINNVTLAFLQRHLDLHKDFNQWDALIDGKGEFVMPGTNLDLPPAESEIPQ; encoded by the exons ATGGCTATTGTAACAAGGCTATTCAGTCTTCACTGG GTGAAGCAAAGAGTCTACTCAGCTGCACATTGGACTCGAGGGAACAGCCAACGACCGAGAGTGATGGGTGGTCACAACAGTGTCCAGTTCAGCGGCATACCCCAGGGGAAAGGGCCACACGCTGTGGGCAGCATGGACTTTATGAGCGGCCCCAGTAATCAG GGAAGCTTTTTTCGCCTGTACTACCCCTGTGCAGAGGCTGGACATTATGAAGAGCCTTTATGGATTCCCAGGAAGGAATATTACCTTGGTCTCGCTGACACCCTGAAGCTCAATCGCTTTGCAGTCAATTTCTTTTTGTGCTACTACTTTG GATCAGTGAAATCCCCTGCGAGATGGAACGCCCCTTTCAAGCCAGGGGAGCAATACCCCCTGATCATATTTTCCCATGGCCTGGGTGCATTCAG GACCCTCTATTCTGCTATATGTATTGAGCTGGCGTCTCAAGGCTTCGTAGTTGCTGCTGTGGAGCACCG TGATCGATCGGCATCTGCAACCTACTACCTGCAAGAAAAGTCTCCAAGTGACCCGGGGGAACCGGGGGGTCCGACTCTGGAGGAGGTCTGGCTCTACAACAAGATCCTAAAGGCCGGGGAAGATGAATATCCTCTGCGTGTCCAACAG GTCAATCAGAGAGCGGAGGAATGTATACGAGCCCTAGATATTATTCTCAACTTTAATGCTGGGAAGCACACAGCCAACCTATTGCCCTCAGACTTTGACTGGAACTTATTAAAG GACTCTATTGATGTGCAGAGAATAGCCGCCGTTGGCCATTCATTTGGAGCTGCAACCGCAATAAAATCTCTGGGCCGTGACTCCAGATTCAG GTGTGGGGTGGCCCTGGATGCCTGGATGTTTCCCTTGAAAGACGAAATCTTCTCTAACATCCGCCAACCTGTGTTATTTGTGAATTCGGAAAAGTTCCACTGGGTCAATAACATCctacttatgaaaaaaatggaGTCTACCAGCATCGAGCGAAAGATGATAACTATAAA GGGGGCCGTGCATCAGAGTTTCCCAGACTTCACATTCCTGGCCGGTTACATGGTAGGGAAATTATTCAAACTAAAAGGAGACATCGATCCTTACGTGGCCATGGATATAATAAACAACGTCACATTGGCCTTTCTACAGAGACACTTGG ATCTTCACAAGGACTTTAACCAATGGGACGCCTTAATAGATGGCAAAGGAGAGTTTGTCATGCCTGGCACCAACCTTGATTTGCCCCCAGCGGAGTCAGAGATACCCCAATGA
- the pla2g7 gene encoding platelet-activating factor acetylhydrolase isoform X3: MGGHNSVQFSGIPQGKGPHAVGSMDFMSGPSNQGSFFRLYYPCAEAGHYEEPLWIPRKEYYLGLADTLKLNRFAVNFFLCYYFGSVKSPARWNAPFKPGEQYPLIIFSHGLGAFRTLYSAICIELASQGFVVAAVEHRDRSASATYYLQEKSPSDPGEPGGPTLEEVWLYNKILKAGEDEYPLRVQQVNQRAEECIRALDIILNFNAGKHTANLLPSDFDWNLLKDSIDVQRIAAVGHSFGAATAIKSLGRDSRFRCGVALDAWMFPLKDEIFSNIRQPVLFVNSEKFHWVNNILLMKKMESTSIERKMITIKGAVHQSFPDFTFLAGYMVGKLFKLKGDIDPYVAMDIINNVTLAFLQRHLDLHKDFNQWDALIDGKGEFVMPGTNLDLPPAESEIPQ; encoded by the exons ATGGGTGGTCACAACAGTGTCCAGTTCAGCGGCATACCCCAGGGGAAAGGGCCACACGCTGTGGGCAGCATGGACTTTATGAGCGGCCCCAGTAATCAG GGAAGCTTTTTTCGCCTGTACTACCCCTGTGCAGAGGCTGGACATTATGAAGAGCCTTTATGGATTCCCAGGAAGGAATATTACCTTGGTCTCGCTGACACCCTGAAGCTCAATCGCTTTGCAGTCAATTTCTTTTTGTGCTACTACTTTG GATCAGTGAAATCCCCTGCGAGATGGAACGCCCCTTTCAAGCCAGGGGAGCAATACCCCCTGATCATATTTTCCCATGGCCTGGGTGCATTCAG GACCCTCTATTCTGCTATATGTATTGAGCTGGCGTCTCAAGGCTTCGTAGTTGCTGCTGTGGAGCACCG TGATCGATCGGCATCTGCAACCTACTACCTGCAAGAAAAGTCTCCAAGTGACCCGGGGGAACCGGGGGGTCCGACTCTGGAGGAGGTCTGGCTCTACAACAAGATCCTAAAGGCCGGGGAAGATGAATATCCTCTGCGTGTCCAACAG GTCAATCAGAGAGCGGAGGAATGTATACGAGCCCTAGATATTATTCTCAACTTTAATGCTGGGAAGCACACAGCCAACCTATTGCCCTCAGACTTTGACTGGAACTTATTAAAG GACTCTATTGATGTGCAGAGAATAGCCGCCGTTGGCCATTCATTTGGAGCTGCAACCGCAATAAAATCTCTGGGCCGTGACTCCAGATTCAG GTGTGGGGTGGCCCTGGATGCCTGGATGTTTCCCTTGAAAGACGAAATCTTCTCTAACATCCGCCAACCTGTGTTATTTGTGAATTCGGAAAAGTTCCACTGGGTCAATAACATCctacttatgaaaaaaatggaGTCTACCAGCATCGAGCGAAAGATGATAACTATAAA GGGGGCCGTGCATCAGAGTTTCCCAGACTTCACATTCCTGGCCGGTTACATGGTAGGGAAATTATTCAAACTAAAAGGAGACATCGATCCTTACGTGGCCATGGATATAATAAACAACGTCACATTGGCCTTTCTACAGAGACACTTGG ATCTTCACAAGGACTTTAACCAATGGGACGCCTTAATAGATGGCAAAGGAGAGTTTGTCATGCCTGGCACCAACCTTGATTTGCCCCCAGCGGAGTCAGAGATACCCCAATGA
- the pla2g7 gene encoding platelet-activating factor acetylhydrolase (The RefSeq protein has 5 substitutions compared to this genomic sequence), producing MGGHNSVQFSGIPQGKGPHAVGSMDFMSGPSNQGSFFRLYYPCAEGGNYEEPLWIPRKEYYLGLADTLKLNRFAVNFFLCYYFGSVKSPARWNAPFKPGEQYPLIIFSHGLGAFRTLYSAICIELASQGFIVAAVEHRDRSASATYYLQEKSPSDPGEPGGPTLEEVWLYNKILKAGEDEYPLRVQQVNQRAEECIRALDIILNFNAGKHTANLLPSDFDWNLLKDSIDVQRIAAVGHSFGAATAIKSLGRDSRFRCGVALDAWMFPLKDEIFSNIRQPVLFVNSEKFHWVNNILLMKKMDSTSIERKMITIKGAVHQSFPDFTFLAGYMVGKLFKLKGDIDPYVAMDIINDVTLAFLQRHLDLHKDFNQWDALIDGKGEFVMPGTNLDLPPAESEIPQ from the exons ATGGGTGGTCACAACAGTGTCCAGTTCAGCGGCATACCCCAGGGGAAAGGGCCACACGCTGTGGGCAGCATGGACTTTATGAGCGGCCCCAGTAATCAG GGAAGCTTTTTTCGCCTGTACTACCCCTGTGCAGAGGCTGGACATTATGAAGAGCCTTTATGGATTCCCAGGAAGGAATATTACCTTGGTCTCGCTGACACCCTGAAGCTCAATCGCTTTGCAGTCAATTTCTTTTTGTGCTACTACTTTG GATCAGTGAAATCCCCTGCGAGATGGAACGCCCCTTTCAAGCCAGGGGAGCAATACCCCCTGATCATATTTTCCCATGGCCTGGGTGCATTCAG GACCCTCTATTCTGCTATATGTATTGAGCTGGCGTCTCAAGGCTTCGTAGTTGCTGCTGTGGAGCACCG TGATCGATCGGCATCTGCAACCTACTACCTGCAAGAAAAGTCTCCAAGTGACCCGGGGGAACCGGGGGGTCCGACTCTGGAGGAGGTCTGGCTCTACAACAAGATCCTAAAGGCCGGGGAAGATGAATATCCTCTGCGTGTCCAACAG GTCAATCAGAGAGCGGAGGAATGTATACGAGCCCTAGATATTATTCTCAACTTTAATGCTGGGAAGCACACAGCCAACCTATTGCCCTCAGACTTTGACTGGAACTTATTAAAG GACTCTATTGATGTGCAGAGAATAGCCGCCGTTGGCCATTCATTTGGAGCTGCAACCGCAATAAAATCTCTGGGCCGTGACTCCAGATTCAG GTGTGGGGTGGCCCTGGATGCCTGGATGTTTCCCTTGAAAGACGAAATCTTCTCTAACATCCGCCAACCTGTGTTATTTGTGAATTCGGAAAAGTTCCACTGGGTCAATAACATCctacttatgaaaaaaatggaGTCTACCAGCATCGAGCGAAAGATGATAACTATAAA GGGGGCCGTGCATCAGAGTTTCCCAGACTTCACATTCCTGGCCGGTTACATGGTAGGGAAATTATTCAAACTAAAAGGAGACATCGATCCTTACGTGGCCATGGATATAATAAACAACGTCACATTGGCCTTTCTACAGAGACACTTGG ATCTTCACAAGGACTTTAACCAATGGGACGCCTTAATAGATGGCAAAGGAGAGTTTGTCATGCCTGGCACCAACCTTGATTTGCCCCCAGCGGAGTCAGAGATACCCCAATGA
- the pla2g7 gene encoding platelet-activating factor acetylhydrolase isoform X1, which produces MQLTWQSGSRLLCEESLPVCVGAQEWELVKQRVYSAAHWTRGNSQRPRVMGGHNSVQFSGIPQGKGPHAVGSMDFMSGPSNQGSFFRLYYPCAEAGHYEEPLWIPRKEYYLGLADTLKLNRFAVNFFLCYYFGSVKSPARWNAPFKPGEQYPLIIFSHGLGAFRTLYSAICIELASQGFVVAAVEHRDRSASATYYLQEKSPSDPGEPGGPTLEEVWLYNKILKAGEDEYPLRVQQVNQRAEECIRALDIILNFNAGKHTANLLPSDFDWNLLKDSIDVQRIAAVGHSFGAATAIKSLGRDSRFRCGVALDAWMFPLKDEIFSNIRQPVLFVNSEKFHWVNNILLMKKMESTSIERKMITIKGAVHQSFPDFTFLAGYMVGKLFKLKGDIDPYVAMDIINNVTLAFLQRHLDLHKDFNQWDALIDGKGEFVMPGTNLDLPPAESEIPQ; this is translated from the exons ATGCAACTGACCTGGCAGAGTGGATCTAGATTGCTTTGCGAGGAGTCCTTGCCCGTTTGTGTGGGTGCCCAGGAGTGGGAGTTG GTGAAGCAAAGAGTCTACTCAGCTGCACATTGGACTCGAGGGAACAGCCAACGACCGAGAGTGATGGGTGGTCACAACAGTGTCCAGTTCAGCGGCATACCCCAGGGGAAAGGGCCACACGCTGTGGGCAGCATGGACTTTATGAGCGGCCCCAGTAATCAG GGAAGCTTTTTTCGCCTGTACTACCCCTGTGCAGAGGCTGGACATTATGAAGAGCCTTTATGGATTCCCAGGAAGGAATATTACCTTGGTCTCGCTGACACCCTGAAGCTCAATCGCTTTGCAGTCAATTTCTTTTTGTGCTACTACTTTG GATCAGTGAAATCCCCTGCGAGATGGAACGCCCCTTTCAAGCCAGGGGAGCAATACCCCCTGATCATATTTTCCCATGGCCTGGGTGCATTCAG GACCCTCTATTCTGCTATATGTATTGAGCTGGCGTCTCAAGGCTTCGTAGTTGCTGCTGTGGAGCACCG TGATCGATCGGCATCTGCAACCTACTACCTGCAAGAAAAGTCTCCAAGTGACCCGGGGGAACCGGGGGGTCCGACTCTGGAGGAGGTCTGGCTCTACAACAAGATCCTAAAGGCCGGGGAAGATGAATATCCTCTGCGTGTCCAACAG GTCAATCAGAGAGCGGAGGAATGTATACGAGCCCTAGATATTATTCTCAACTTTAATGCTGGGAAGCACACAGCCAACCTATTGCCCTCAGACTTTGACTGGAACTTATTAAAG GACTCTATTGATGTGCAGAGAATAGCCGCCGTTGGCCATTCATTTGGAGCTGCAACCGCAATAAAATCTCTGGGCCGTGACTCCAGATTCAG GTGTGGGGTGGCCCTGGATGCCTGGATGTTTCCCTTGAAAGACGAAATCTTCTCTAACATCCGCCAACCTGTGTTATTTGTGAATTCGGAAAAGTTCCACTGGGTCAATAACATCctacttatgaaaaaaatggaGTCTACCAGCATCGAGCGAAAGATGATAACTATAAA GGGGGCCGTGCATCAGAGTTTCCCAGACTTCACATTCCTGGCCGGTTACATGGTAGGGAAATTATTCAAACTAAAAGGAGACATCGATCCTTACGTGGCCATGGATATAATAAACAACGTCACATTGGCCTTTCTACAGAGACACTTGG ATCTTCACAAGGACTTTAACCAATGGGACGCCTTAATAGATGGCAAAGGAGAGTTTGTCATGCCTGGCACCAACCTTGATTTGCCCCCAGCGGAGTCAGAGATACCCCAATGA